Below is a genomic region from Acidimicrobiia bacterium.
AGGCGTTCGTGGACGCCGGGTGCCGGGCGTTCGTGCTGTGGTTCCGCGACGCGCCGTCGTCGGCGAGCCTCGAGGCGTTCGCCCGTGAGGTCGCGCCCCAGATCACGGCATGACGCGGTGCGCCGGTCCGGGCGCGGCGGGTCGTATCATCCCCCGGATGTCCCGGGCGGCGCGATGAAGCTCGACCCCGGCGCGCCCGTCACCGTCGCGGAGCGCCCCACGGGTGCGCGCCCGCTCGAGGAGCGGTCGTGGTGGCGGCCGCTCGTCGCCTGGGCGATCGCCGGGATGCTGCTGGTGGCGGTCGTGCTGCGCTTCGTCACCAAGAGCGACCTGTGGCTCGACGAGGCGCTCTCGGTCAACATCTCGCGCCTCCCGCTGAAGGACCTCCACCAGGCGCTCAAGCAGGACGGCGCGCCGCCGCTCTACTACCTCCTGCTGCACGGCTGGATCTCGCTCTTCGGCACGTCGGACCTCGCGGTCCGGTCGTTGTCGGGCATCATCGGCGTCCTCACACTGCCGGTCGCGTGGCTGTGCGGACGCCGCATCGCGCGCGACGACCACCAGCGCAGCTGGCTCCCGTGGGCGGCCGTCCTCGTGGTCGGGTTCTCGCCGTACGCGATCCGGTACTCGACCGAGACGCGCATGTACGGGCTCGAGATCCTGCTCGTCCTGCTCGGGTACCTCGCGCTGCGCGGCGCGCTCGACGGGCCCCGCTGGACGAACCTGGTCGGCCTCGCGCTCGTCACCGGGCTGCTCCTCTACACGCAGTACTGGGCGCTGTACCTCGTCGTCGTCATCGGGGTCGCGCTCGCGTACGCGTCGTGGCGCGGCGACAACCGGCGCCATGCCCGGCTCGCGCTCGGCGCGATCGTCGTCGGTTGCCTCACGTGGGCGCCGTGGATCCCGACGTTCCTGTACCAGACGAGGCACACGGGCACGCCGTGGGGCCGTCCCGTCGCGCCACCGACCGGGATGGCGTTCACGTTCCTCGACTTCGCCGGCTCCAACCGGACCGAGGGCTGGCTCCTCGTCCTGCCGCTGTTGCTGCTCGCCCTGCTCGGCGTCTTCGCGCGAGCCATCGACCCGAACCGCATCGAGGTCGACGTCCGCACGTTGCCCGGTGTGCGCTGGGAAGCGCTGATCGCGTTCGTCACGCTGCTCTTCGGGCTCACCGCGTCGTTCGCGGCCCGGAGCGCCTTCCAACCTCGCTACGCCGCCATCATGTTCGGGCTGTTCGCGCTCGTCGTCGCGTACGGGACGCTCGTGTTCGCGCGCTACACGCTGCGGGTCGCCGCGCTGCTCGTCGTCGTCGCGCTGGGCTTTGCCGGCGGCGTCCGCAACGTCGTCGAGAACCGCACCCAGGCGTTCCAGTCCGCGAACGACATCAAGGCCCGCAGCCACCCGGGCGACGTCGTCGTGTACTGCCCCGACCAGGTCGCTCCCGACGTGTCGCGCCTGCTGCCCGCGAGCCTGCGCCTCGTGCAGGGGACGTTCCCGGGCTTCCGCGCGCCCGAGCGGGTGGACTGGATCGACTACGCGACCCGCAACGAGGCCGCCGACATCAACACGTTCGCCAAGCAGGTGCTCGCGACGGCCGGCACCCACGACATCTGGTACGTCTACTCGCCGGGCTACCGGACGTACGGCACGAAGTGCGAGGACCTGATCACCGCCTTCGCGGCGTCGAGGACGCCCGACCGGCTCGTCGCCCCCGACGACGTCAACTACTTCGAGTACATGGGTCTCGTGCACTTCCCCGCACGCACCCCCTGACCGTCGCGTGCCGGCCGGATGGCTCGGCGCCCACGTCCCGTCCTAGGCTTGCCACGCTCCGGGGTCACGGATGGCGTACGGACACGAGGGCGGGGGACAGATGAGGAACACGTTCACGTCGCGGACGGCGGCCGTCGTCGTCGCCGCGACCACCGTCGTGGCGCTCGGGGCATGCAGCTCCTCGGGCTCGGCGAAGTCGTCACGTCGGACGACGTCGACCAGCGCGGCGACGACGACCACCACGGCGGTCGTCCCCAAGGTGACCGTCGCACCGACCACCGGCCTGCACGACGGCCAGGGCGTCGACGTCACGGCGACGGGGTTCCCTCCGAACACGCAGCTCGCGGTCCAGCAGTGCGCGGACAAGGGCCAGCAGACGACGCCCGGTGACTGCGACCTCGACAAGACCGTCTCGGTGACGTCGGACGTCGCCGGCATCGTCCACACGTCGCTGCGCGTGACCGTCGGACCCTTCGGTACGAACAAGGTCACGTGCGCACCGCCGCAGCGGTGCCTCGTGCTCGTCGAGGTCGTGCCCGGCCGGACCGGGCTCAACGCGTTCGCGCCGATCACGTTCGGGGCCTAGCTTCTCGCCGCATGGCGCCCGACCCGAAGTCGTTCCTGCTGACCGACGACGTCCACCGGTACCTCGTCGAGCACGGCACACCACCCGATCGCGTGCAGGAGTCGCTGATCACCGCGACCCGCGAGCTGGGCGCCTTCGCGGGCATGCAGATCGCGCCCGAGCAGGGTGCGTTCATGACCGTCCTCGCACGGCTCGTCGGCGCGCAGCACGCGATCGAGATCGGCACGTTCACGGGCTACTCCGCGCTGTGCATCGCGCGCGGGCTGGCCGACGGCGGCCACCTGCTGTGCTGCGACGTCAGCGAGGAGTGGACGTCGATCGGCCGGCGGTTCTGGGAGCAGGCGGGAGTCGCAGACCGCATCGACCTCCGCATCGGCCCCGCGCTCGACACCCTCCGCGCGCTGCCCGACGACACGACCTTCGACTTCGCCTTCATCGACGCCGACAAGCGCAACTACGGCGCGTACTACGACGAGGTGCTCGCGCGGCTCGTGCCGAACGGCGTGATCCTCGTCGACAACGTGCTGTGGGGCGGTGGTGTGCTCGACGAGTCGCAACAGGACGACGACGTCCGCGCGATCCGCGCGTTCAACGACCGCGTCGCGGCCGACGACCGCGTCGACACCGTCATGCTTCCTATCGCCGACGGGCTCACGCTTGTCCGCAAGCGCAGCTGACCCGGGCCCGATCTCCGCACGCATGGGCCCGTTCCGGAACGGGTACCGCTCCGCGGTGACCACGCGCACGATCGATCCGCGCGACCTCGCCCACGAGGCGGCGGACACGCTCCACCGCGAGGAGGAGGAGTACGCACACGGCCGCGCGCGCCCGCTCGGCGGCTACGCGGCGCTGCTGACCGTCTACGGGAGCGGCGTCGCTGCCCTCGCGGTCGCGATCCGAAGGACAGGGAGGCTGCCCGAGCGGATCCCGGCCGGCGATCTCGTCCTCATGGCGATCGCGACGCACAAGCTCAGCCGGCTCGTGGCGAAGGACACCGTCACCGCGATCGTCCGCGCGCCGTTCACGCGCTTCGACAAGTCGATCGGCGAGGGCGAGGTGCAGGAGCAGGTGCGCGGCACCGGCGTCCGCCACGCGACGGGTGAGCTGCTGACGTGCCCGTTCTGCATCGGCCAGTGGATCGCGACGGGCTTCGTCGGCGGCTACGCGCTCGCGCCGCGCGCGACGCGCATGATCGCGTCCGTGCTCGCGCTTCTCGCCGGCAGCGATGCGCTCCAGTTCGCGTACTCCGCGCTGCGCGAGTCGGAGCAGTAGAGCGACGAGCTACATCGGGTTCGTGCGCATGAACCCCGTGTAGATGCTCGCGAACTTCGCGTTCAGCTCGCTCGGCAGCTCGTGGATCGTGCCGAGCTGACGCGCGCCCCACACGATCTCCGCCGTCCGCTCGACGAGCGCCGCGATCTTCATCGCGTGGTGGGGGTTCGCACCGACGGTCAGGAGCCCGTGGTTCGCCATCAGCACCGCGCTGCGGTCGCCGACGTGCTTCGCCACCTCCTCGGCCAGCGCCTCGGAGCCTGTCTCCCGGTACTCGGCGACCGGGACGTCACCGCCGACGTACACGACGAACTCCTCGATGACCGCCGGGATCGGCTGGCGGACCGAGGCGAACATCGTCGCGAACTTGGCGTGCGAGTGGATGACCGCGCCGATGTCCGTGTGCAGGCGCAGCGCGGTGCAGTGCAACGCCTTCTCCGACGTCGGCCCCCGGGTGCCGTCGACCACGTTGCCGTCGGGGTCGCACACCACGAGGTCTTCGAGCGCCATGGTCTCGTACGGCAACGACGAGGGCGTGAGCAGGACGTTGCCGTCGGGGAGTCGAGCCGAGAGATTGCCGGACGTACCCTCGACCAGACCCTTGCGGAGCATCTCCTTCGCCGTCGCGAGGAGCATCTCCTTCGTCTGCTGCACGTCGAGCTGGTCCGCCATGTCACGTCCCTCCTGTCGGTACGTCTCGGTCAGGCGCGGTCGAGGACCTCGGGGTTGCAGATGTGGACGGGCCGCTCGCCGTTCAGCAGGCGGACGAGGTCGTCGGCGATCAGGCACGAGTGGTTCGCCTCGGTGTCGTACGTCGCGCCCCCGATGTGGGGCGTGAGCACGACATTGCTCATCGTGCACAGCGGGTGATCCGTCGGTAGGTGCTCGCCCTCGAAATGGTCGAGGCCCGCGCCCCCGAGGTGCCCGGACTGGAGCGCGGCGACGAGCGCGTCCGTGTCGTGCAGCGCGGCGCGTGCCGTGTTGACGTAGATCGCGCCGTCCTTCATGCCCGCGAACTGGTCGGCGCCGATCATGCCGGTCGTCTCGGGCGTGACGACCGCGTGCATCGAGACGACGTCCGACTCCGCGAGGAGGTCGTCGAGCGAGTGCGTGGCCTCCGCGGCGTAGGGGTCGTACGAGATGACGCGCATCCCGAGGCCCTCGAGCCGCCACTTCGTCGCCCGGCCGACCGCGCCGAGGCCGACGATGCCGGCCGTCCGCCCGGACAGCTCCCACGCGCGGAACCGTTGGTAGGGGATGGTGCCGTCGCGGAACACCTGGCCCTCCCGGACGTCGCGGTCGGCGGGCACGACGCCGCGGTTGACCGCGAACAGCAGCGCCACGGTGAGCTCGGCGACGCCGTTGGCGTTGCGCCCGGGCGCACGCAACACGGGGATGCCGCGCTGGGTCGCGGCCGCGATGTCGACGTTGTTGGGATCACCGCGGCACGACCCGACCGCGACGAGCGGCAGGTCGAGGACCGGGCCCTTCACGCTGTCGCTCTCGACGACGAGGATGTCCGCCCCCTCGTCCTTCACGCGCTCCGCGAGCTGCTCCGAGCCGTAGATGCGCAGCGGCTGCTGCTCGATCCACGGGTCGTACACGACCTCGGCGATCTCGCGCAGGGTGTCGAGCCCCTCGCCGCGGAACGGCGCGGTGACCAGGGCCTTGTGGGCGTCCGTCATGGGCGCAGTCTCGCGCGCCGGAGCGTTCCCTGACTAACGTGTCAGGTTTGCGAGCCGGTGCGGCGACCGGAGACGAGCGAAGCGAGCGCAGGGAACTCGCCAGCGAACGAACGACGCGGGCGGTGCACGGTGAACTCCCGTGCCCTGCAGCGAGGGAGTGAGCGAGAAGACATTGCCGATTCACTACGCCAAGGACGACGAGCACATCGTGCTCATCACGATCGACCGGCCCGACGCGCGCAACTCGGCCGACATGGAGCACTTCAAGCAGCTGCGCGAGTCGTGGGAGCGCTTCAACGAGGACGACGACGCCTGGGTCGCGATCATCACCGGCGTCGGGGACGCGTTCTTCACCGGTGCCGACCTCAAGCGGTACATCCCGGAGATCACGAAGTTCCAGAAGCAGATCGCCGAGGAGGGCTTGAAGGAGCTCAACGGCTACCGGATCGACGACGGGACGCGCGCCGTGCTGCGCAACGTCCCGATCTTCAAGCCGATCGTCGCCGCGGTGAACGGGTTCTGCACCGCGGGCGGCATGGAGATGCTCGGCGGCACTGACCTGCGGATCGCCTGCCCGGAGGCGAAGTTCGCGGTGATGGAGCCGAAGCGCGGCCTGTTCGCGGGCGGCGGCACGACGGTGCGCCTCCCTCGCCAGATCCCGTGGCCGCAGGCGATGGAGTTCCTCTTGTGCGCCGACCTGATCCCGGCGCAGCGCGCGTTCGAGATGGGGCTGCTGAACGCGGTCGTCCCGCGCGAGCAGCTGCTCGACGCCGCGTACGAGCTCGCGCGTCGCATGACCGTCAACGCGCCGCTCGCCGTGCAGGCGACGAAGCGCAGCGCGCTCCAGGGCCTGTACTTCGACGAGGACACGACGCGTCTGCTGCGCGAGTCGCTCGCGTCGGTCGCGTCGTCGCTGCGTGAGGCGGGCGACCCGGAGGCTGCGCTGAAGA
It encodes:
- a CDS encoding NAD(P)-dependent oxidoreductase, with protein sequence MTDAHKALVTAPFRGEGLDTLREIAEVVYDPWIEQQPLRIYGSEQLAERVKDEGADILVVESDSVKGPVLDLPLVAVGSCRGDPNNVDIAAATQRGIPVLRAPGRNANGVAELTVALLFAVNRGVVPADRDVREGQVFRDGTIPYQRFRAWELSGRTAGIVGLGAVGRATKWRLEGLGMRVISYDPYAAEATHSLDDLLAESDVVSMHAVVTPETTGMIGADQFAGMKDGAIYVNTARAALHDTDALVAALQSGHLGGAGLDHFEGEHLPTDHPLCTMSNVVLTPHIGGATYDTEANHSCLIADDLVRLLNGERPVHICNPEVLDRA
- a CDS encoding O-methyltransferase is translated as MAPDPKSFLLTDDVHRYLVEHGTPPDRVQESLITATRELGAFAGMQIAPEQGAFMTVLARLVGAQHAIEIGTFTGYSALCIARGLADGGHLLCCDVSEEWTSIGRRFWEQAGVADRIDLRIGPALDTLRALPDDTTFDFAFIDADKRNYGAYYDEVLARLVPNGVILVDNVLWGGGVLDESQQDDDVRAIRAFNDRVAADDRVDTVMLPIADGLTLVRKRS
- a CDS encoding glycosyltransferase family 39 protein — protein: MKLDPGAPVTVAERPTGARPLEERSWWRPLVAWAIAGMLLVAVVLRFVTKSDLWLDEALSVNISRLPLKDLHQALKQDGAPPLYYLLLHGWISLFGTSDLAVRSLSGIIGVLTLPVAWLCGRRIARDDHQRSWLPWAAVLVVGFSPYAIRYSTETRMYGLEILLVLLGYLALRGALDGPRWTNLVGLALVTGLLLYTQYWALYLVVVIGVALAYASWRGDNRRHARLALGAIVVGCLTWAPWIPTFLYQTRHTGTPWGRPVAPPTGMAFTFLDFAGSNRTEGWLLVLPLLLLALLGVFARAIDPNRIEVDVRTLPGVRWEALIAFVTLLFGLTASFAARSAFQPRYAAIMFGLFALVVAYGTLVFARYTLRVAALLVVVALGFAGGVRNVVENRTQAFQSANDIKARSHPGDVVVYCPDQVAPDVSRLLPASLRLVQGTFPGFRAPERVDWIDYATRNEAADINTFAKQVLATAGTHDIWYVYSPGYRTYGTKCEDLITAFAASRTPDRLVAPDDVNYFEYMGLVHFPARTP
- a CDS encoding enoyl-CoA hydratase-related protein, whose protein sequence is MSEKTLPIHYAKDDEHIVLITIDRPDARNSADMEHFKQLRESWERFNEDDDAWVAIITGVGDAFFTGADLKRYIPEITKFQKQIAEEGLKELNGYRIDDGTRAVLRNVPIFKPIVAAVNGFCTAGGMEMLGGTDLRIACPEAKFAVMEPKRGLFAGGGTTVRLPRQIPWPQAMEFLLCADLIPAQRAFEMGLLNAVVPREQLLDAAYELARRMTVNAPLAVQATKRSALQGLYFDEDTTRLLRESLASVASSLREAGDPEAALKSAADALDGLVKELRTPFEKESKLSSKIFQTEDAKEGPKAFAEKRPPRWQAK
- a CDS encoding neocarzinostatin apoprotein domain-containing protein, which encodes MRNTFTSRTAAVVVAATTVVALGACSSSGSAKSSRRTTSTSAATTTTTAVVPKVTVAPTTGLHDGQGVDVTATGFPPNTQLAVQQCADKGQQTTPGDCDLDKTVSVTSDVAGIVHTSLRVTVGPFGTNKVTCAPPQRCLVLVEVVPGRTGLNAFAPITFGA
- a CDS encoding class II aldolase/adducin family protein, with protein sequence MADQLDVQQTKEMLLATAKEMLRKGLVEGTSGNLSARLPDGNVLLTPSSLPYETMALEDLVVCDPDGNVVDGTRGPTSEKALHCTALRLHTDIGAVIHSHAKFATMFASVRQPIPAVIEEFVVYVGGDVPVAEYRETGSEALAEEVAKHVGDRSAVLMANHGLLTVGANPHHAMKIAALVERTAEIVWGARQLGTIHELPSELNAKFASIYTGFMRTNPM
- a CDS encoding DUF1360 domain-containing protein translates to MTTRTIDPRDLAHEAADTLHREEEEYAHGRARPLGGYAALLTVYGSGVAALAVAIRRTGRLPERIPAGDLVLMAIATHKLSRLVAKDTVTAIVRAPFTRFDKSIGEGEVQEQVRGTGVRHATGELLTCPFCIGQWIATGFVGGYALAPRATRMIASVLALLAGSDALQFAYSALRESEQ